Proteins encoded by one window of Halosolutus amylolyticus:
- a CDS encoding DNA polymerase II large subunit has protein sequence MREADRQYFQRLESQLDEAFDVAERAKEGSLDPEPEVEIPVAKDMADRVENILGIEGVAERVRELEGQMSREEAALELAKDFAEGEVGDYETKAGKVEGAVRTAVALLTEGVVAAPIEGIDKVELLENDDGTEFVNVYYAGPIRSAGGTAQALSVLVADYTRALVGIEQYEPRQEEIERYAEEIGLYDKETGLQYTPKSKETKFIAKHMPIMLDGEATGDEEVSGFRDLERVDTNSARGGMCLVMAEGIALKAPKIQRYTRNLDEVDWPWLQDLIDGNYGGDDAAEADEDDGDDGDEEAESADDADEEAAAGDDPDADESAGPPRVDESTKFLRDLIAGRPVFSHPCAEGGFRLRYGRARNHGFATAGVHPAAMHLVDDFLATGTQIKTERPGKAAGVVPVDSIEGPTVKLANGDVRRIDDPEDALEIRNGVEKILDLGEYLVNYGEFVENNHPLAPASYTYEWWVQDLEAAGADVQALEDDPHVDLEFPTADRALEWATEYDAPLHPEYTYLWHDLSVDSFCSLAETVADGRVTDDGETLVIDHTDVVRDALETIVIEHRQREDRLEIDDWNPFVRTLGFEIRHTATDGASVQGSDPGGRVVELERTWTDDDLSERARNWGHEEVGENAIEAVNEVAPFAVRERAPTRIGNRMGRPEKSERRDLSPPVHTLFPIGEAGGAQRDVAKAAKHAETMSDTPGVVEIQVGRKRCENCDSETFKNRCPDCDERTTPDYRCPDCDQRVDPDEAGRVECDRCEVEATCVETREIDVHEEYRDALESVGERENAFEILKGVKGLSSTTKTPEPIEKGILRAKHDVSSFKDGTVRYDMTDLPVTSVRASELDVDVGQLQALGYEEDVHGEPLTHEDQLVELKVQDIVLSDGAAEHMLQTADFIDDLLEQYYGLDPFYELDDRQDLVGELVFGMAPHTSAATVGRVIGFTSAAVGYAHPYFHAAKRRNCDGDEDCVMLLMDGLLNFSISFLPDKRGGRMDAPLVMSSRIDPAEIDDEAHNMDIVSQYPREFYLATREQADPEDVDVQIAEDTLGTDGEYTGFEHTHDTTDIAMGPDLSAYKTLGSMMDKMDAQLELSRKLAAVDETDVAERVIEYHFLPDLIGNLRAFSRQETRCLDCGEKFRRMPLTGDCRECGGRVNLTVHKGSVNKYMQTAIQVAEEYDCRDYTKQRLEVLERSLESIFENDKNKQSGIEDFM, from the coding sequence ATGCGCGAGGCAGACAGACAGTACTTCCAGCGGCTCGAATCCCAGCTCGACGAGGCGTTCGACGTCGCCGAACGCGCGAAGGAGGGCAGTTTGGATCCCGAACCCGAGGTCGAGATTCCCGTCGCCAAGGACATGGCCGATCGGGTCGAGAACATCCTCGGGATCGAGGGCGTCGCCGAGCGCGTCCGCGAACTCGAGGGGCAGATGAGCCGCGAGGAGGCCGCCCTGGAACTCGCCAAGGACTTCGCGGAGGGCGAGGTCGGCGATTACGAGACGAAAGCCGGCAAGGTCGAGGGCGCCGTTCGGACCGCGGTCGCCCTGCTCACGGAGGGGGTCGTGGCGGCCCCGATCGAGGGGATCGACAAGGTCGAACTCCTCGAGAACGACGACGGGACGGAGTTCGTCAACGTCTACTACGCCGGGCCGATCCGATCGGCCGGCGGGACCGCACAGGCGCTCTCGGTGCTGGTCGCGGACTACACCCGCGCGCTCGTGGGGATCGAGCAGTACGAGCCGCGCCAGGAGGAGATCGAGCGCTACGCCGAGGAGATCGGCCTCTACGACAAGGAGACCGGCCTCCAGTACACGCCGAAGAGCAAGGAGACGAAGTTCATCGCGAAACACATGCCGATCATGTTAGACGGGGAGGCCACCGGCGACGAGGAGGTCTCCGGCTTTCGCGACCTGGAACGGGTCGACACCAACAGCGCCCGCGGCGGGATGTGCCTCGTCATGGCCGAGGGGATCGCGCTGAAGGCTCCGAAGATCCAGCGCTACACCCGGAACCTGGACGAGGTCGACTGGCCCTGGCTCCAGGACCTGATCGACGGCAACTACGGCGGTGACGATGCCGCCGAAGCCGACGAAGACGACGGTGACGATGGGGACGAAGAAGCGGAGTCGGCCGACGACGCGGACGAGGAGGCCGCGGCTGGCGACGATCCCGACGCCGACGAATCGGCCGGTCCGCCACGGGTCGACGAGTCCACGAAGTTCCTGCGGGACCTGATCGCCGGCCGGCCCGTCTTCTCCCATCCCTGTGCCGAGGGCGGATTCCGCCTGCGTTACGGCCGGGCGCGGAATCACGGCTTCGCGACCGCCGGCGTCCACCCCGCCGCGATGCACCTCGTGGACGACTTCCTCGCGACCGGCACCCAGATCAAGACCGAACGGCCCGGGAAGGCGGCAGGGGTCGTCCCCGTCGACTCGATCGAGGGGCCGACGGTCAAACTGGCCAACGGCGACGTGCGCCGGATCGACGACCCCGAGGACGCCCTCGAGATTCGCAACGGCGTCGAGAAGATTCTCGACCTCGGCGAGTACCTCGTCAACTACGGCGAGTTCGTCGAGAACAACCACCCGCTTGCACCCGCCTCCTACACCTACGAGTGGTGGGTTCAGGATCTCGAGGCCGCGGGCGCGGACGTCCAGGCGCTCGAGGACGATCCCCACGTCGACCTCGAGTTCCCGACCGCCGATCGCGCCCTCGAGTGGGCCACGGAGTACGACGCGCCGCTCCACCCCGAGTACACCTATCTCTGGCACGACCTCTCGGTCGACTCGTTCTGCTCGCTGGCCGAAACCGTCGCCGACGGCCGGGTCACGGACGACGGCGAGACGCTCGTGATCGACCACACCGACGTCGTTCGCGACGCCCTCGAGACGATCGTCATCGAGCACCGCCAGCGCGAGGACCGCCTCGAGATCGACGACTGGAACCCGTTCGTCCGAACCCTGGGCTTCGAGATCCGCCACACCGCGACCGACGGGGCCAGCGTCCAGGGGAGCGATCCCGGGGGGCGGGTCGTCGAACTCGAACGGACCTGGACCGACGACGACCTCTCCGAGCGCGCCCGCAACTGGGGTCACGAGGAGGTCGGAGAGAACGCCATCGAGGCCGTTAACGAGGTGGCACCCTTCGCCGTCCGCGAACGGGCCCCGACCCGGATCGGGAACCGGATGGGCCGCCCCGAGAAATCGGAGCGCCGCGACCTGAGCCCGCCGGTCCACACCCTGTTCCCGATCGGGGAGGCCGGCGGCGCACAGCGTGACGTCGCGAAGGCCGCCAAACACGCCGAGACGATGTCGGACACGCCCGGCGTCGTCGAGATCCAGGTTGGCCGGAAGCGTTGCGAGAACTGCGACAGTGAGACCTTCAAGAACCGCTGTCCTGACTGTGACGAGCGGACGACGCCCGACTACCGCTGTCCGGACTGCGACCAGCGGGTCGACCCCGACGAGGCGGGTCGCGTCGAGTGCGACCGTTGCGAGGTCGAGGCGACTTGCGTCGAGACCCGGGAGATCGACGTTCACGAGGAGTACCGCGACGCCCTGGAGTCGGTCGGCGAACGCGAGAACGCCTTCGAGATCCTCAAGGGCGTCAAGGGGCTGTCATCGACGACCAAGACGCCCGAACCGATCGAGAAGGGGATCCTCCGTGCGAAACACGACGTCTCCTCGTTCAAGGACGGGACCGTCCGGTACGACATGACCGACCTCCCGGTCACCTCGGTCCGCGCGAGCGAACTCGACGTCGACGTCGGCCAGTTGCAGGCGCTGGGCTACGAGGAGGACGTCCACGGGGAACCGCTGACCCACGAGGATCAACTGGTCGAACTCAAAGTTCAGGACATCGTCCTCTCGGACGGCGCGGCCGAGCACATGCTCCAGACCGCCGACTTCATCGACGACCTGCTCGAGCAGTACTACGGCCTCGACCCGTTCTACGAACTCGACGATCGGCAGGACCTCGTGGGCGAACTCGTCTTCGGGATGGCACCGCACACGAGCGCGGCAACTGTCGGGAGGGTGATTGGTTTCACGAGCGCGGCGGTCGGATACGCTCATCCGTACTTTCACGCCGCGAAACGACGAAATTGCGACGGTGACGAGGACTGCGTGATGTTGCTCATGGACGGTCTTTTGAACTTCAGTATCAGTTTCTTGCCAGATAAACGGGGCGGGCGTATGGACGCGCCTCTGGTCATGTCCTCGCGGATCGACCCCGCCGAGATCGACGACGAGGCCCACAACATGGACATCGTCTCGCAGTACCCCCGCGAGTTCTACCTCGCCACTCGAGAGCAGGCCGATCCCGAGGACGTCGACGTCCAGATCGCCGAGGACACGCTCGGCACCGACGGCGAGTACACCGGGTTCGAACACACCCACGACACCACCGACATCGCGATGGGACCCGACCTCTCGGCGTACAAGACGCTCGGCTCGATGATGGACAAGATGGACGCCCAGCTGGAACTCTCGCGAAAGCTCGCGGCCGTCGACGAGACGGACGTCGCCGAGCGGGTCATCGAGTACCACTTCCTGCCGGACTTGATCGGCAACCTCCGGGCGTTCTCCCGACAGGAAACCCGCTGTCTCGACTGCGGCGAGAAGTTCCGCCGGATGCCCCTGACCGGGGACTGTCGCGAGTGCGGCGGCCGCGTCAACCTCACCGTCCACAAGGGCTCCGTGAACAAGTACATGCAGACCGCCATCCAGGTCGCCGAGGAGTACGACTGCCGGGACTACACGAAACAGCGGTTAGAGGTCCTGGAGCGATCGCTCGAGAGCATCTTCGAGAACGACAAGAACAAGCAGAGCGGGATCGAGGACTTCATGTAA